AGGTATGCGGCGGAAGCTCAAAAAGAACGGGCGCTTTCACGCCGTCCGGACAGGAACGGCCCGTAACCCGGCGTTGCGGGCCGTTTCCTTTGACGCGGGCAAGACGCCGATGTCCGGCTTCCGCGCCGGCGCCATCGGCGTCTCCTAGAAGAATATTCCCGCCAGCCAGTCGTACCCGAGCCGCCCGCCGACCTCGTGCCTGCCGGGGAAAATGTCGCTGCCCAACGCTTCCGGCACTCCCGCTTGGGCGTAGATCCGCTCCAGCTCCGCGAGCGCCGCGCGGACGCCCGCAAGCGGAAAGATCGGGTCGTCCGCCCCCGCTTCGATAAACAGCGGACGCGGCGCGACAAGCCCGATCCACTCGGGCAGCTCCGCGTACCGCAGCAGGCCTGGCACGTAATTATCGATGCAGTGGGGCATCGCCAGGATGCTGTCGCGGAACGTGTTCGCGAATCCGGTCAGATAGAGGGCCCGGATGCGCTCATCCAGCGCCGAAGTGTACGCGGCGATCAGCGCGCCGCCCGAGAAGCCCATGCAGCCCAGACGGCCCGCGTCGACATCCGGCCGCGCCGCCAAGTAATCGAGCGCCCGCCGCGCCTCGAACACGCGCAAGCCCGCCAGCGACTTGCCGTACATGAGCAGATGGGCGGCCAGCCTCGCGCAGGAGTTGTTGCCGGTCTTGCCGTCCGCCTGGTCGGCCTTCAAGCGGCGGTCGCCGAAGCCGACGATCTCGGGGGCCAGCACGACGAATCCGCGCCGCACCAGCTCCAGCGCGTAGTCGCCGTGAATCGTCGGCTCGGCGCGCGGGCCGGAGCCGTCCGGCCGCAGCCCGACGATCTCCCGGCTGCCGAAGCCGTGTCCGTGCAGCGCCAGCACCGCGGGTCTGGGGGCCCCTTCGCCCCCGTCGGGAATCAGCACGTATGCGGGAACCCGCAGGCCGTCCCCCGTCCCGTATTCGACCCGCTCCCGCACGTAGCCGCCGCACCGGACCCGCTCCAGCAGCACGGGGTTCAGCTCGTCCTCCCGTTCCGGGAACGAGCCGAGCGCCTCGCCGAGCTGCCGGAGCCGTTCCGCCCGTTCGGCGCGTCCGGCGCCGCTCCGCTTCTCCGCGTATACATCGTACAACCGCTTCAAATAATCGTCCGGATTCCACATCGATATCGCCGTCCCCGTTCCGATACTCAAACCGATTCGCCTTCGATCCACCGGTAAGCCAGCGACGGAACCGAAGGCGCTTCTCCCCGTTCGATCCAGGCGATCAGGCTGTCTGCCGCCCGGGTCCCGAATTCCTCCATGTCGTAATGGACGGTGGAGAGGCGGGGAGACACGTATTTCAGCATGTCGATATTGTCGAAGCCCATA
This genomic window from Paenibacillus thermoaerophilus contains:
- a CDS encoding dienelactone hydrolase family protein, translating into MSIGTGTAISMWNPDDYLKRLYDVYAEKRSGAGRAERAERLRQLGEALGSFPEREDELNPVLLERVRCGGYVRERVEYGTGDGLRVPAYVLIPDGGEGAPRPAVLALHGHGFGSREIVGLRPDGSGPRAEPTIHGDYALELVRRGFVVLAPEIVGFGDRRLKADQADGKTGNNSCARLAAHLLMYGKSLAGLRVFEARRALDYLAARPDVDAGRLGCMGFSGGALIAAYTSALDERIRALYLTGFANTFRDSILAMPHCIDNYVPGLLRYAELPEWIGLVAPRPLFIEAGADDPIFPLAGVRAALAELERIYAQAGVPEALGSDIFPGRHEVGGRLGYDWLAGIFF